In one Candidatus Eisenbacteria bacterium genomic region, the following are encoded:
- a CDS encoding methylaspartate mutase gives MNSILATDCGSTTTKAILIERRGDEYRLIVRGEAPTTVEAPFEDVTRGVLNAIMEVEELAGRKILDGERIMTPQSGTQGVDLYISTSSAGGGLQMMVSGVVKSMTGESAQRAALGAGAIVMDVIASNDGRLPYQKIKRIRQLRPDMILLSGGVDGGTTSHVAEMAELLAAADPKARLGAGYELPVIYAGNKDARKIVEERLAHKTALKITDNLRPVLERENLTPARDMIHDLFMEHVMAHAPGYRKLMTWSPVPIMPTPGAVGLIIETIARDEKISVIGVDIGGATTDVFSVFQSVFNRTVSANLGMSYSVSNVLAEAGLPNILRWVPFEISEHDLRNRIKNKMIRPTTIPQTLEELIIEQAISREALRLAFEQHKMLAVGLKGVQQERTISDTFEQTGSGETLVRLDHLDLLVGSGGVLSHAPRRAQAALMLLDAFLPEHVTELAVDSIFMMPQLGVLSTVHPRAAKQVFEKDCLIRLGSTVAPVGPGKEGVTALRASLEFPDGRRETLSIPYGYLKLVPVPEGESVKAVLNPERGLDVGAGKGREREVVLKGGVVGVIFDCRGRQPFTLPADRDRRISKLAEWNEALDAYPVAAVKV, from the coding sequence ATCAATTCGATACTCGCGACCGACTGCGGGAGCACGACGACGAAGGCGATCCTGATCGAGCGGCGCGGGGACGAATATCGCCTGATCGTTCGCGGCGAGGCGCCGACCACGGTCGAAGCCCCGTTCGAGGATGTGACGCGGGGCGTCCTCAACGCGATCATGGAGGTGGAGGAGCTCGCCGGCCGGAAGATCCTGGACGGCGAGAGGATCATGACCCCCCAGTCCGGAACGCAGGGAGTCGATCTCTACATCTCGACCTCCAGCGCGGGCGGTGGCCTCCAGATGATGGTCTCGGGCGTGGTGAAGAGCATGACCGGGGAGAGCGCCCAGCGCGCCGCGCTCGGCGCCGGGGCGATCGTGATGGACGTGATCGCGAGCAACGACGGCCGCCTGCCGTACCAGAAGATCAAGCGCATCCGCCAACTTCGCCCCGACATGATCCTCCTATCCGGCGGGGTGGACGGAGGGACGACCTCCCACGTCGCGGAGATGGCGGAGCTGCTCGCTGCGGCGGACCCGAAAGCGCGCCTCGGCGCCGGGTACGAGCTGCCGGTGATCTACGCCGGGAACAAGGACGCGCGGAAGATCGTGGAAGAGCGGCTGGCGCACAAGACCGCGCTCAAGATCACCGACAACCTCCGGCCCGTCCTCGAGCGGGAGAACCTGACCCCGGCGCGCGACATGATCCATGACCTGTTCATGGAGCACGTGATGGCGCACGCTCCGGGCTACCGGAAGCTGATGACGTGGTCGCCCGTTCCGATCATGCCCACGCCCGGCGCGGTGGGCCTCATCATCGAGACGATCGCCCGGGACGAGAAGATCAGCGTGATCGGCGTGGACATCGGCGGCGCGACGACCGACGTCTTCTCGGTGTTCCAGAGCGTGTTCAACCGGACGGTCAGCGCCAACCTCGGGATGTCGTACAGCGTTTCGAACGTCCTGGCGGAGGCCGGCCTCCCGAACATCCTGCGCTGGGTGCCGTTCGAGATCAGCGAGCACGATCTCAGAAATCGGATCAAGAACAAGATGATCCGGCCGACGACGATTCCCCAGACCCTGGAAGAGCTGATCATCGAGCAGGCGATCTCCCGGGAGGCGCTGCGCCTCGCCTTCGAGCAGCACAAGATGCTGGCGGTCGGTCTCAAGGGGGTGCAGCAGGAGCGGACGATCTCGGACACCTTCGAGCAGACGGGGAGCGGCGAGACGCTGGTGCGGCTCGACCACCTGGACCTTCTGGTGGGAAGCGGCGGCGTCCTGTCGCACGCGCCGCGCCGGGCCCAGGCGGCGCTCATGCTTCTCGACGCCTTCCTCCCGGAGCACGTGACCGAGCTGGCGGTCGATTCCATCTTCATGATGCCGCAGCTCGGCGTTCTGTCGACCGTGCATCCCAGGGCCGCGAAGCAGGTGTTCGAGAAAGACTGCCTCATCCGTCTCGGCTCGACGGTGGCGCCGGTCGGCCCGGGGAAGGAGGGGGTCACGGCCCTGCGCGCCTCCCTGGAGTTCCCGGACGGACGCCGGGAGACCCTGTCGATCCCGTACGGGTATCTGAAGCTCGTTCCCGTGCCGGAGGGCGAGTCGGTGAAAGCCGTCCTGAATCCCGAGCGGGGGCTCGACGTCGGCGCCGGGAAGGGCCGTGAGCGCGAGGTGGTCTTGAAGGGCGGCGTGGTGGGCGTGATCTTCGATTGTCGGGGTCGCCAGCCGTTCACGCTCCCCGCGGACCGCGATCGCCGCATTTCGAAGCTGGCGGAATGGAATGAGGCGCTCGATGCCTACCCCGTTGCCGCCGTGAAGGTCTGA
- a CDS encoding glycine dehydrogenase subunit 2 — MSELTLRELSVPGHRGPRLMPLDVPAQGAERVIPKDRLRRAAPALAEVSEPVAVRHFVNLSTLNHHIDKAIYPLGSCTMKYNPKLNDEVARIAGFAMLHPLQPEETSQGAMAVIWELQDWLKTVMGMPAITTQPVAGAQCELTAILMTRAYHRDRGDAREEVIVPDSAHGTNPSTVHQVGYRVVTVPSGPDGRVEMDALRNAITKKTAAMMLTNPNTLGIFETHVGEIARLVHEAGALLYLDGANLNAMVGLANPGAMGFDFAHINLHKTFSTPHGTGGPGGGVLCTRQELEPYLPLPVLEKNGERYSWSYERPRSIGRVHSHYGNFGILLRALCYMRTLGGTGISEVSREAILNANYLKARLVEAYAPSHPGYCMHEFVLSASRQKARGVKALDVAKRLLDFGMHAPTTYFPLIVDEALMIEPTETETKASLDSFAEAMLTIDRETIEDPARVKAAPTKTPVRRLDEARAARRLELSWQDTEAHGGAA, encoded by the coding sequence GTGTCGGAGCTGACCTTGAGGGAGCTCTCGGTTCCTGGGCACCGCGGCCCGCGGCTCATGCCGCTCGACGTGCCCGCGCAGGGAGCCGAGCGCGTGATCCCCAAGGATCGCCTGCGGCGCGCGGCCCCCGCCCTTGCCGAGGTGTCCGAGCCGGTCGCGGTCCGCCACTTCGTGAACCTCTCGACGCTCAACCACCACATCGACAAAGCGATCTATCCGCTCGGCTCCTGCACCATGAAGTACAACCCGAAGCTAAACGATGAAGTGGCCCGTATTGCGGGATTTGCAATGCTGCATCCGTTGCAGCCGGAGGAGACCTCGCAGGGAGCGATGGCGGTCATCTGGGAGCTTCAAGATTGGCTCAAGACGGTGATGGGGATGCCCGCGATCACGACGCAGCCGGTGGCCGGGGCGCAATGCGAGCTCACGGCGATCCTCATGACGCGCGCCTACCACCGCGATCGGGGAGACGCCCGCGAAGAGGTCATCGTCCCCGATTCGGCCCATGGCACGAACCCCTCGACGGTGCACCAGGTCGGCTATCGGGTCGTGACCGTCCCTTCGGGGCCGGACGGGCGCGTGGAGATGGACGCGCTGCGGAACGCGATCACCAAGAAGACGGCCGCGATGATGCTCACCAACCCGAACACCTTGGGGATTTTCGAGACGCACGTCGGGGAGATCGCGCGCCTGGTTCACGAAGCGGGAGCGCTCCTCTACCTGGACGGCGCGAACCTCAATGCGATGGTGGGCCTCGCGAACCCCGGCGCGATGGGGTTCGATTTCGCCCACATCAACCTCCACAAGACGTTCTCGACGCCCCACGGAACGGGCGGCCCCGGCGGCGGGGTTCTATGCACCCGGCAGGAGCTGGAGCCTTATCTCCCGCTCCCCGTGCTCGAGAAGAATGGTGAGCGCTACAGCTGGAGCTACGAGCGGCCCCGATCGATCGGCCGGGTCCACTCGCATTACGGCAATTTCGGCATCCTCCTCCGCGCGCTCTGCTACATGCGGACGCTGGGCGGGACGGGGATTTCCGAGGTGAGCCGCGAGGCGATCCTGAACGCGAACTATCTCAAGGCGCGCCTCGTGGAGGCCTACGCGCCCTCGCACCCCGGGTACTGCATGCACGAGTTCGTCCTCTCGGCGAGCCGGCAGAAGGCGCGGGGCGTGAAGGCGCTCGACGTGGCGAAGCGGCTGCTCGATTTCGGCATGCACGCCCCGACGACCTACTTCCCGCTCATCGTGGACGAGGCGCTCATGATCGAGCCGACGGAGACGGAGACGAAGGCGAGCCTCGATTCGTTCGCCGAGGCAATGCTCACGATCGACCGGGAGACGATCGAGGACCCGGCTCGGGTCAAGGCCGCTCCCACGAAGACGCCGGTACGCCGCCTCGACGAGGCCCGCGCCGCGCGGAGACTGGAGCTCAGCTGGCAGGACACGGAGGCTCATGGCGGAGCCGCATGA
- a CDS encoding aminomethyl-transferring glycine dehydrogenase subunit GcvPA yields MSFVGRSDAERRQMLERIGAPNLESLWASIPEEFRVTGPLPLPAPLAEYEIARKFEQWGERNADASRYACFLGGGIYDHFIPAALRSIISRSEFATAYTPYQPEVSQGTLQVMFEYQSLIRELTGMEVANASMYDGATAAAEAAHLAAGATGRTRVLVSAGLHPHYREVLRTYASAGGFTVEDLPLAGGRTSAASIARAEGPQIAAVIWPQPNFEGIVEDGKVLTEAAHAAGGYSIAVADPVALAILTPPGEDGADIVVGEGQPIGVPMSYGGPLVGFFAIRKTDVRRLPGRLAGATVDLDGKRGYVLTLQTREQHIRRERATSNICTNQGLMSIANTVHLALLGAQGMRDVATQCLERAHYLAGRLAEIPGITLANGDAPYFREFVVRLPGSAEAFARAALERKILAGIPLARFDRARGKDLLVAVTEKRSREELDRYVETAAQWARTAAAKAPAEAACRS; encoded by the coding sequence GTGAGTTTCGTCGGACGGAGCGACGCCGAGCGCCGCCAGATGCTGGAGCGGATCGGCGCGCCCAACCTCGAATCGCTCTGGGCGTCGATCCCCGAGGAGTTCCGCGTCACGGGACCGCTCCCCCTACCGGCGCCGCTCGCCGAGTACGAGATCGCCCGGAAGTTCGAGCAGTGGGGGGAGCGGAACGCCGACGCGAGCCGCTACGCCTGCTTTCTCGGAGGCGGGATCTACGACCATTTCATCCCCGCCGCCCTCCGCTCGATCATCTCGCGCTCGGAGTTCGCCACCGCCTACACGCCGTATCAGCCCGAGGTCTCGCAGGGAACGCTCCAGGTCATGTTCGAGTACCAGTCGCTGATCCGCGAGCTGACGGGCATGGAGGTGGCCAACGCCTCGATGTACGACGGCGCGACCGCCGCCGCCGAGGCCGCGCACCTGGCCGCCGGCGCGACCGGCCGGACGCGCGTCCTTGTCTCGGCGGGGCTTCACCCGCATTACCGCGAAGTACTGAGAACATACGCGTCGGCCGGCGGATTCACGGTCGAGGACCTTCCGCTCGCGGGAGGGCGCACGTCCGCGGCGTCGATCGCGCGAGCCGAGGGACCGCAGATCGCGGCAGTCATCTGGCCGCAGCCCAACTTCGAGGGAATCGTCGAGGACGGAAAGGTCCTCACGGAGGCCGCGCACGCGGCGGGCGGATACTCGATCGCGGTCGCGGATCCGGTCGCGCTCGCGATCCTCACGCCGCCGGGCGAGGACGGCGCCGACATCGTCGTCGGGGAAGGCCAGCCGATCGGCGTCCCGATGAGCTACGGCGGTCCCCTGGTCGGCTTCTTCGCGATCCGGAAGACCGACGTGAGGCGGCTCCCCGGCCGATTGGCCGGCGCGACGGTCGACCTGGACGGGAAGCGCGGCTACGTGCTCACGCTCCAGACCCGCGAGCAGCACATACGCCGGGAGCGGGCGACATCCAACATCTGCACGAACCAAGGGCTGATGTCGATCGCGAACACGGTCCATTTGGCGCTCCTCGGGGCGCAGGGAATGCGCGACGTGGCGACGCAGTGCTTGGAGCGGGCGCACTACCTGGCGGGACGCCTGGCCGAAATTCCCGGAATCACCCTGGCGAACGGGGACGCCCCCTACTTCCGCGAGTTCGTCGTCCGGCTCCCAGGGAGCGCGGAAGCGTTTGCGCGCGCCGCGCTCGAGCGAAAGATTCTGGCCGGGATTCCGCTGGCACGCTTCGATCGCGCTCGCGGCAAGGATCTTCTCGTGGCGGTCACGGAAAAGCGGAGCCGGGAAGAGCTCGACCGTTACGTCGAGACCGCGGCCCAGTGGGCGAGGACCGCGGCGGCGAAGGCCCCGGCGGAGGCGGCGTGTCGGAGCTGA
- the gcvH gene encoding glycine cleavage system protein GcvH, translating into MNVPKSLHYTKEHEWIRVEGDEVIVGVTDYAQGELGDVIFVELPAPGTKVAQMKAFGTIDAVKTVSDLFAPVGGEVTAVNTELKENPALVNQSPYDKGWMVRIRVANPKEIDTLLNAGAYEKHLGAHA; encoded by the coding sequence ATGAACGTACCAAAGAGCCTTCACTATACGAAGGAGCATGAGTGGATTCGCGTGGAGGGCGACGAGGTGATCGTCGGCGTGACCGACTACGCCCAGGGAGAGCTGGGGGACGTGATCTTCGTCGAGCTGCCGGCGCCGGGGACCAAGGTAGCCCAGATGAAGGCATTCGGTACGATCGACGCCGTGAAGACCGTGAGCGATCTCTTCGCGCCGGTGGGCGGCGAGGTGACGGCGGTGAACACCGAGCTGAAGGAGAATCCGGCTCTCGTGAACCAGTCGCCCTACGACAAGGGCTGGATGGTCCGGATCCGCGTGGCGAACCCGAAGGAGATCGACACGCTCCTGAACGCGGGCGCCTATGAGAAGCACCTGGGGGCGCACGCGTGA
- the gcvT gene encoding glycine cleavage system aminomethyltransferase GcvT, with translation MLETATAPKRTPFHPRHVALGAKMVPFAGHEMPIQYEGILTEHRTVRSGVGVFDVSHMGEIRLQGPGAAAYANRLVTNEAGNLPGGKVVYTPMCLETGGIIDDLLVYASGPDRLLVVNASNFEKDIAWIRRHAPADVTVVDENAQTAQLAVQGPRAEAVVARLYGDRARALGFYEAFEEGAGDDWTLVSRTGYTGEDGFEIYVRAPRALDLWDRVFEAGKSEGIRPIGLGARDTLRLEMGYCLYGNDIDETTNPLEAGLGWTVRWEKQDFIGLDALRRVKEAGVNRRLLGLVLEEDRIARAGCEVRFDEKPVGRVTSGSMGISVGRPVAMAYLAGDAAKPGARVEVITRGTSAPAAVTSRPIYRNGSVKSPKPRSPK, from the coding sequence ATGCTCGAAACCGCAACCGCACCGAAGCGGACCCCGTTCCATCCCCGTCACGTAGCCCTTGGGGCGAAGATGGTGCCCTTCGCCGGCCACGAGATGCCGATCCAGTACGAGGGGATCCTGACCGAGCACCGGACCGTGCGCTCTGGCGTCGGGGTCTTCGACGTCTCGCATATGGGCGAGATCCGGCTTCAAGGTCCCGGCGCCGCCGCCTACGCCAACCGCCTCGTCACGAACGAGGCGGGGAATCTTCCGGGTGGAAAGGTCGTCTACACCCCCATGTGCCTGGAGACCGGCGGGATCATCGACGATCTCCTGGTCTACGCCTCGGGTCCGGACCGCCTCCTGGTCGTGAACGCGTCGAATTTCGAGAAGGACATCGCCTGGATCCGCCGGCACGCGCCGGCGGACGTTACCGTCGTCGACGAGAACGCGCAGACCGCGCAGCTCGCGGTGCAGGGTCCCCGGGCGGAGGCGGTCGTGGCGCGCCTCTACGGAGACCGCGCTCGGGCCCTCGGCTTCTACGAGGCGTTCGAGGAGGGCGCGGGGGACGACTGGACGCTCGTCTCGCGGACCGGCTACACCGGCGAGGACGGCTTCGAGATCTATGTCCGGGCTCCGCGCGCCCTCGATCTCTGGGACCGCGTCTTCGAGGCGGGGAAGAGCGAGGGGATCCGCCCGATCGGCCTCGGCGCCCGCGACACGCTCCGTCTCGAGATGGGCTACTGCCTCTACGGAAACGATATCGACGAGACCACGAATCCGCTCGAAGCGGGGCTTGGCTGGACGGTCCGGTGGGAGAAGCAGGATTTCATCGGGTTGGACGCGCTCCGCCGCGTGAAGGAGGCGGGCGTGAATCGGCGCCTCCTGGGCCTGGTCTTGGAAGAAGACCGGATCGCCCGGGCGGGCTGCGAGGTTCGCTTCGACGAGAAGCCGGTCGGCCGCGTGACGAGCGGGTCGATGGGAATCAGCGTGGGGCGGCCGGTCGCGATGGCCTATCTCGCCGGCGACGCGGCGAAGCCCGGGGCCCGCGTCGAGGTCATCACGCGCGGCACGAGCGCCCCCGCGGCCGTGACGTCCCGCCCGATCTACCGCAACGGATCCGTCAAATCGCCGAAACCCAGGAGCCCAAAATGA